In Candidatus Syntrophoarchaeum caldarius, the following are encoded in one genomic region:
- a CDS encoding chemotaxis protein CheA: MIHSSGAKLYLIYQILHLKWQGGVDVVDLDISEYKDEFINEAKEELQDMNEALLDLEHDPGNMDLLNRVFRSAHTLKGSSATMGYTNISELTHKMENVLDAIRNQRLMITSDVLDLIFESFDALEVLVEDIDHDRESEIDVNWFIERLNKLTEDPGKFVPDHIPHIELTEVDKRAVDLAISEGLEILQVKVTVEEDCALKGVRAFMVIKKLRERGAIVASIPQAEAIENGEFENEFILLLGVKKGSIECAKLSSELAAMNEIASVVVEEFVREDVLSPHLHPRTGSSTLSAATNKVGVEKVQSVRVNIDKLDALVNLVGELVISKIRLKDLGASHQLKDLEETIATVDRLVTDLKSEVMEMRMVPVRQIFNKFPRMVRDLARKEEKVINFEMEGGEIELDRTVLDEIGEPLLHLIRNCVDHGIESPDLRRASGKSAEGQVRLVASREKNQVLIEVIDDGAGIDPEMMRDAVVKKGLMTRDDAEKLTDQEAQELIFMPGLSTAETVSEVSGRGVGLNVVKTKIESFGGSVILNSKVGEGTRVALRLPLTMAIVQAMLVEVGDQTFAIPINNIVEVASIPLEDVSMIGSSEITTLRGNVLPLIRMHDLMQIPDTRAKDLNVVVVERNSKQVGLVVDNITAQQEVVIKMMGSILKGVKGFAGATILGDGRVILIVDIGTLI, encoded by the coding sequence GTGATTCACTCTTCGGGTGCAAAGTTATATCTGATATATCAAATTCTGCACCTGAAGTGGCAAGGTGGTGTTGATGTGGTAGACCTCGATATCTCTGAGTATAAGGATGAATTCATAAACGAGGCAAAAGAAGAGTTACAGGATATGAACGAAGCGCTTCTCGATCTTGAGCACGACCCTGGAAATATGGATCTTTTGAACCGTGTTTTTCGTTCTGCACATACACTGAAAGGTTCTTCTGCGACAATGGGATATACAAATATCTCAGAACTTACGCACAAGATGGAGAACGTTCTGGATGCGATCAGGAATCAGCGCCTGATGATAACCTCTGATGTACTTGATCTCATCTTTGAATCGTTTGATGCACTTGAGGTGCTGGTGGAGGATATAGATCATGATCGGGAGAGCGAGATCGATGTCAATTGGTTTATTGAACGCCTGAATAAACTCACAGAAGATCCAGGTAAGTTTGTACCAGATCATATACCTCATATTGAGCTTACAGAAGTGGACAAAAGAGCGGTCGATCTCGCAATAAGTGAGGGACTGGAGATCTTACAGGTTAAGGTCACAGTCGAGGAGGATTGTGCCCTTAAAGGTGTACGTGCATTCATGGTCATAAAGAAGCTCAGGGAGAGGGGTGCAATCGTTGCAAGCATACCCCAGGCAGAAGCTATTGAGAACGGTGAATTTGAAAATGAATTCATCCTGCTTCTCGGGGTAAAAAAAGGGAGTATAGAATGTGCCAAACTCTCATCAGAGCTCGCAGCTATGAACGAGATTGCGAGTGTAGTCGTTGAGGAATTCGTGAGAGAGGATGTACTCTCACCACATCTTCACCCCAGGACCGGATCCAGCACCCTGTCTGCTGCAACGAATAAAGTAGGTGTTGAGAAGGTGCAGTCTGTCCGCGTGAATATAGATAAACTCGATGCACTTGTTAACCTCGTGGGAGAACTTGTAATCAGCAAGATCAGACTAAAGGATCTTGGAGCATCCCATCAGCTCAAGGATCTTGAAGAGACGATAGCAACAGTTGATCGCCTCGTGACAGACCTTAAAAGCGAGGTAATGGAGATGCGGATGGTCCCTGTCAGGCAGATCTTCAATAAATTCCCAAGAATGGTCAGGGACCTTGCTAGGAAGGAAGAAAAAGTGATTAACTTTGAGATGGAGGGAGGTGAGATCGAGCTTGATCGGACTGTACTTGACGAGATAGGAGAGCCACTTCTTCATCTAATCAGAAACTGTGTCGATCATGGGATAGAATCGCCCGATCTGCGAAGAGCATCTGGAAAGTCTGCTGAAGGACAGGTGAGGCTTGTTGCATCGCGTGAAAAAAACCAGGTCTTGATCGAAGTGATCGATGATGGTGCTGGAATCGATCCAGAGATGATGCGGGACGCAGTCGTTAAAAAAGGTCTCATGACGCGCGATGACGCAGAGAAGCTCACAGATCAGGAGGCCCAGGAACTCATATTTATGCCAGGCCTCTCGACAGCAGAGACGGTATCAGAGGTCTCGGGTAGAGGAGTTGGGCTAAATGTTGTAAAGACGAAGATCGAGTCATTTGGTGGTTCTGTTATACTCAACTCTAAAGTAGGGGAAGGGACACGGGTCGCACTCAGGCTACCACTCACGATGGCAATTGTCCAGGCAATGCTTGTAGAAGTTGGTGATCAAACATTTGCGATACCGATAAACAATATTGTTGAGGTGGCAAGCATCCCACTTGAAGATGTATCGATGATCGGATCCTCGGAGATCACAACACTTAGGGGCAATGTACTCCCTCTTATCCGTATGCATGATCTTATGCAGATTCCTGATACCAGGGCTAAGGATTTGAACGTTGTTGTGGTCGAGAGGAATTCAAAGCAGGTGGGGCTCGTTGTTGATAATATAACCGCACAGCAGGAGGTTGTGATAAAGATGATGGGGAGTATTCTGAAGGGCGTTAAGGGATTTGCTGGTGCAACGATCCTTGGTGATGGTAGGGTTATATTAATCGTTGATATTGGGACATTGATCTAA
- a CDS encoding protein containing DUF439 → MPGDDGVLVSMEGEYAFLDVYSGGRVSWTQCKATLTPKAIWLKDTSGKRAIPLSSITVIGRDISSRIKRVFEEYISIAYLDKNGEEKILVLSGTTHKELQKFRSYLTYTQARRMKVLMLHPAKIGGVIQSDSKWRKALLGIKRKTDEEGNIIDTIIVKPEKGESVVIPVDKIEKFSSEIQSIGNSNKEVITIRYTYNGENYSTYIYTKTANRLREYLTECLHDSGIVPKRSADSMVVEGKYRGPSFSQIEEKILVALYSGVGSMEIDSFVEGIDDVDALEEIYDRMIADGLLEVVRIRKEVELTPKGKGIVNLKMEIKDEDGKSTF, encoded by the coding sequence ATGCCTGGTGATGATGGGGTACTTGTCAGCATGGAAGGGGAATATGCATTTCTTGATGTCTATAGTGGTGGGCGTGTTTCATGGACACAATGCAAGGCGACACTCACTCCAAAAGCGATCTGGTTGAAAGACACATCAGGAAAGCGTGCAATACCACTTAGCTCAATTACAGTCATTGGAAGAGACATATCCTCGCGAATCAAAAGAGTATTCGAGGAGTATATCAGTATTGCATATCTCGATAAAAACGGTGAGGAAAAGATATTAGTGTTGAGTGGAACGACCCATAAAGAGCTGCAAAAGTTCAGGTCATACCTTACCTACACTCAGGCGCGGCGGATGAAGGTTTTAATGCTTCATCCTGCGAAAATTGGTGGGGTGATACAGTCAGATAGTAAATGGAGGAAGGCACTTCTTGGCATCAAACGAAAGACAGATGAAGAAGGAAATATCATCGATACGATAATCGTGAAGCCTGAAAAAGGGGAGTCTGTTGTAATTCCAGTGGATAAGATTGAGAAGTTTAGTTCTGAGATTCAGAGTATAGGTAATAGTAATAAAGAGGTTATCACGATCAGGTATACCTACAATGGCGAGAACTACAGCACATACATCTACACAAAGACTGCAAACAGACTGCGTGAGTATCTGACCGAGTGTCTTCATGATAGTGGGATCGTCCCGAAGCGGTCTGCAGATTCAATGGTGGTGGAGGGAAAGTACAGAGGACCTTCATTCTCTCAGATCGAAGAGAAGATACTTGTAGCGCTTTACTCAGGTGTTGGATCGATGGAAATTGACTCGTTTGTTGAAGGGATCGATGACGTGGACGCGTTAGAAGAAATATATGACCGTATGATCGCAGACGGGCTGTTAGAGGTTGTGCGCATACGAAAGGAGGTTGAACTTACGCCGAAAGGAAAAGGGATCGTGAACCTTAAGATGGAGATCAAAGATGAGGATGGGAAATCAACCTTTTAA
- a CDS encoding transposase, which yields MMAEGVVNWFRKRREDAKEGEKIWETIKNNILGRQHEGRYHDLSSFARILSEVLEECDDLKCIPSDTRLPICSLYHHLKSTAGIAVCLGIDRGYDHSLLTKLRIAGLLHDIGKLRAPGKGLEHVKASEEMIDELLSDIDWLKEEDKHYIKRLAPRHHGASHYEKYRAEKDEERLLSLADSISSASDRRYEVSFDDGVVKSRDKIFPHLLTIGGRKIVLGRCGKKEISDPRYDKNRYFYDEIVYGGQIIGDYKPFEGKIGLLALDIQGIQGFIREAKKLNALRGGSKIIEDALEAAKKVISEKVSPEAILFAGGGNLVSFLPGNKEVQNGIKSEIEDRIKDISSGALRVAXXXXXXXXXXXXXXXXXXXXXXXXXXXXXXXXXXXXXXXXXXXXXXXXXXXXXXXXXXXXXXXXXXXKVSYKTIERLYSDEEVKLALHNLFILLLREEGISGEFAGDGTGYSLTVTKHYRTNPKKKGKDFRYVFRIIDIDTGMYVGFGYSNRSEKDAFNKAMKMLKEMGVKMNSISLDKYYSTRKTLKVFGKETAVYVIPKKNLARIGFDWLRVIGRIIEAPYKFLKRYFKRNLSESGFSADKRRFGWLIRQKREDRREMALFAIGLWHNVFAIRVR from the coding sequence ATGATGGCAGAGGGTGTTGTTAACTGGTTCAGAAAGAGGCGAGAGGATGCTAAGGAGGGGGAGAAGATATGGGAGACGATCAAGAATAATATTCTGGGGAGGCAGCATGAAGGCAGGTACCATGATCTCAGCTCCTTTGCAAGGATTCTTTCAGAGGTCCTGGAGGAATGTGATGATCTGAAGTGCATTCCATCAGATACAAGACTCCCCATCTGCTCGCTCTACCATCACCTGAAGAGCACGGCAGGAATTGCGGTCTGTTTGGGGATCGATAGAGGGTATGATCATTCACTTCTTACCAAGCTCAGGATTGCAGGGCTTCTTCATGATATCGGTAAGCTCAGGGCACCTGGTAAGGGTCTGGAACATGTGAAAGCGAGCGAGGAGATGATCGATGAGCTTCTATCAGATATTGATTGGCTTAAAGAAGAGGATAAGCACTACATAAAGAGGCTTGCCCCAAGACACCATGGCGCATCGCATTATGAGAAGTACAGGGCTGAAAAGGATGAAGAGAGGCTTCTGTCACTGGCTGACTCGATCTCATCTGCATCTGATAGAAGGTATGAGGTCTCATTCGATGATGGAGTTGTAAAATCGAGAGATAAGATTTTTCCGCATCTTTTGACCATCGGCGGCAGAAAGATCGTGCTTGGAAGGTGTGGGAAGAAAGAGATCAGCGATCCCAGGTATGATAAGAATCGCTATTTTTATGATGAGATTGTTTATGGCGGTCAGATCATAGGTGATTATAAACCATTTGAAGGTAAGATAGGCCTTCTTGCGCTTGACATCCAGGGTATTCAGGGATTCATCAGGGAGGCGAAGAAGCTTAATGCACTCAGAGGTGGAAGTAAGATCATAGAGGATGCTTTGGAAGCGGCGAAAAAGGTTATCAGTGAGAAGGTTTCACCAGAGGCAATCCTCTTTGCAGGTGGTGGAAATCTTGTATCATTTCTACCAGGAAATAAAGAAGTGCAGAATGGAATAAAGAGTGAGATTGAGGATAGGATAAAGGATATATCCTCTGGAGCGTTGAGGGTTGCNNNNNNNNNNNNNNNNNNNNNNNNNNNNNNNNNNNNNNNNNNNNNNNNNNNNNNNNNNNNNNNNNNNNNNNNNNNNNNNNNNNNNNNNNNNNNNNNNNNNNNNNNNNNNNNNNNNNNNNNNNNNNNNNNNNNNNNNNNNNNNNNNNNNNNNNNNNNNNNNNNNNNNNNNNNNNNNNNNNNNNNNNNNNNNNNNNNNNNNNTCAAAGTCAGCTACAAAACGATAGAAAGACTGTATTCAGATGAAGAAGTTAAGCTTGCTCTGCACAACCTCTTTATTTTGTTGTTGAGGGAGGAAGGCATCTCAGGTGAGTTTGCAGGAGATGGAACTGGATACAGCTTAACTGTTACAAAGCACTACAGAACCAACCCTAAAAAGAAGGGTAAGGACTTCAGATATGTTTTCAGGATAATAGATATTGATACGGGAATGTATGTTGGATTTGGTTACTCAAACAGATCAGAGAAGGATGCATTCAACAAAGCAATGAAGATGCTCAAGGAAATGGGAGTGAAGATGAATTCTATTTCCCTGGATAAGTATTACAGCACAAGAAAGACTTTAAAGGTGTTTGGTAAGGAAACTGCTGTCTATGTGATTCCAAAGAAGAATCTGGCGAGAATAGGATTTGACTGGTTGAGGGTTATAGGAAGGATTATTGAGGCTCCCTATAAGTTTTTGAAGAGGTACTTCAAGAGGAATTTGAGTGAATCAGGTTTTTCAGCAGATAAGAGAAGGTTTGGTTGGTTGATCAGGCAGAAGAGAGAAGATAGGAGAGAGATGGCTTTATTTGCTATCGGGCTCTGGCACAATGTGTTTGCAATCAGGGTGAGGTAA
- a CDS encoding histidine kinase has translation MKRSLTYLIPDLVMGLGFFLVTFYTVLEIGINGISTFIANLIAWPIILLALLTTVSMFLVVGYSLRLQIRHEVEIEAVSDYYERALDSTNQGLAIIDRNYKVKFQNSVVETNFGNAIRRICYEVYSGRNAPCEGCMVEEVIDTYKPFTTSRTLQDGRIFEITLAPFKDRDGRTVAVETMKDVTEKRKLQDQLERHAMELEHEIELATRELKNDQLKLSEAYKDLQELDRLKTQFFSNVSHELKTPLTVIKAHLHFLKTGKLGELTEKMKRSVDVAMRETLDLEDLVEMILDLAKLDAGNFKLDLVQIVITDIAEDVVERMAKNAEAKGQNLILNVEGEIPMRLIDPRRMKQALMNLVSNAIKYNPENTTTMIRLHADSENIIVDVTDDGIGIEKEELDKIFDRFYQVDGSTTRSGSGTGIGLSIVKELVELHGGTITVESEPGVGSTFRILLPIDWQIEEGGEDRIGIGRGVYR, from the coding sequence ATGAAAAGATCGTTAACATATTTAATTCCAGACCTTGTGATGGGGCTTGGGTTCTTCCTTGTTACATTCTATACTGTCCTGGAGATCGGAATAAACGGGATATCAACATTTATAGCTAATCTGATAGCGTGGCCAATCATTCTGCTTGCCCTCCTTACCACTGTATCAATGTTTCTGGTCGTGGGCTACAGTTTGAGACTTCAAATCAGACACGAAGTAGAGATCGAAGCAGTCTCAGACTACTATGAAAGAGCACTTGATAGTACTAATCAGGGCCTCGCCATCATTGATCGAAATTATAAAGTCAAGTTCCAGAACAGCGTTGTTGAAACGAATTTTGGAAATGCTATCAGAAGAATCTGCTACGAAGTTTATTCCGGTAGGAATGCACCCTGTGAAGGTTGTATGGTTGAAGAGGTGATAGATACGTATAAACCTTTCACAACCTCAAGAACGCTGCAGGATGGCAGGATATTCGAGATCACCCTCGCGCCATTCAAGGATCGGGATGGAAGAACCGTTGCTGTTGAGACGATGAAGGATGTGACTGAGAAGAGAAAGCTTCAGGATCAACTGGAGCGTCATGCAATGGAGCTTGAACATGAGATCGAGCTGGCAACACGTGAGCTTAAGAATGATCAGTTAAAACTTTCAGAAGCTTACAAAGATCTGCAGGAGCTTGATAGGCTGAAGACGCAGTTCTTCTCGAACGTCTCACATGAACTCAAAACTCCGCTGACCGTGATAAAAGCGCATCTGCACTTCCTGAAAACCGGTAAGCTTGGTGAATTGACCGAAAAAATGAAACGTTCAGTCGATGTGGCAATGAGAGAAACACTTGATCTCGAAGATCTCGTTGAGATGATCCTTGATCTCGCAAAACTCGATGCAGGCAATTTCAAACTCGATCTCGTTCAGATCGTGATCACCGATATCGCTGAGGATGTTGTCGAGAGGATGGCAAAGAACGCGGAGGCGAAGGGACAGAATCTTATACTCAATGTGGAGGGTGAGATCCCGATGCGATTGATCGATCCAAGACGGATGAAACAGGCACTGATGAACCTCGTCTCAAACGCGATAAAGTACAACCCTGAGAACACCACAACAATGATCAGGTTACACGCAGACTCAGAGAATATCATAGTGGACGTCACTGATGATGGTATTGGTATTGAAAAGGAAGAGCTTGACAAGATATTTGATAGGTTTTATCAGGTGGATGGTAGCACCACTCGATCTGGTAGTGGGACCGGGATCGGGCTATCGATCGTTAAGGAGCTTGTTGAACTTCATGGAGGTACTATAACAGTTGAGAGTGAACCAGGTGTTGGCAGTACCTTCCGCATTCTGCTCCCGATAGACTGGCAGATAGAAGAAGGGGGAGAGGATCGCATAGGAATTGGAAGGGGTGTATATAGGTGA
- a CDS encoding GTP cyclohydrolase produces MIHEIPLMVLPDVQSNHPDIQINLTRVGVKNVKKLVEVARDNKRPIILISTFNIFVDLPREIKGANLSRNFEAIDEVLEEAINAPVYEIEELCSAVARKLLDRHEYASRAEVQMQSEYIIKRRTPITDMQCQEIVDIYADAIATGGDEITIKRRIGAEVLGITTCPCAQEIMRELAADELSKLGLAEDKIRTFLKNVPMATHNQRGRGMITIEVSDGVDVSLDEIIEIIEESMSSRIFELLKRVDEASIVEAAHRRPRFVEDCVRAMAKLVVERLTNLPDDSIITIMQTNEESIHRHNAFAERVATLAELRSEI; encoded by the coding sequence ATGATCCATGAGATTCCCCTGATGGTGCTACCTGATGTTCAGTCAAACCACCCGGATATCCAGATAAACCTCACTCGAGTGGGTGTCAAAAATGTGAAGAAGCTTGTAGAGGTTGCAAGAGATAACAAACGTCCGATCATTCTCATTTCGACGTTCAATATTTTTGTCGATCTGCCGAGAGAGATCAAGGGTGCAAACCTCTCCAGAAACTTTGAAGCGATCGACGAGGTGCTTGAAGAGGCGATAAACGCTCCAGTCTATGAGATAGAGGAGTTATGCAGTGCTGTCGCACGGAAACTGCTTGATAGACATGAGTATGCATCCAGAGCAGAGGTTCAGATGCAGAGTGAATACATAATCAAGCGAAGGACACCGATAACCGATATGCAGTGTCAGGAGATAGTGGATATCTATGCAGATGCAATTGCGACAGGAGGCGATGAGATCACCATCAAACGACGCATTGGAGCAGAGGTTCTTGGAATTACAACCTGTCCCTGTGCCCAGGAGATTATGCGCGAACTGGCCGCGGACGAACTCTCAAAGCTCGGGCTTGCCGAAGACAAGATCAGAACTTTCCTCAAGAATGTTCCGATGGCAACCCACAATCAGCGCGGTCGTGGTATGATCACGATCGAGGTCTCTGACGGGGTTGATGTCTCACTCGATGAGATTATCGAGATCATCGAGGAATCCATGAGTTCACGAATATTTGAACTGCTGAAGCGGGTGGATGAAGCATCAATAGTTGAGGCCGCTCACCGCAGACCGAGATTTGTTGAGGATTGTGTCAGAGCGATGGCAAAGCTTGTTGTGGAACGATTGACGAATCTCCCGGATGACTCGATCATAACGATAATGCAGACAAACGAGGAGAGTATCCACAGACATAACGCATTTGCTGAGCGCGTTGCAACCCTTGCTGAGCTGAGATCTGAGATCTGA
- a CDS encoding chemotaxis protein CheY: MANILLVDDSEFMRKLLKKFLTPKHTIVGEADDGIVAVERFDEWNPEVVLMDVVMPHMDGITATRHITRAHPEVKVIMCTSIGEEKKVKAAIEAGAVGYVTKPFHGPNVLKEVDSVL; this comes from the coding sequence ATGGCGAACATACTCCTTGTGGATGATTCAGAATTTATGCGAAAACTCCTGAAAAAGTTTCTGACACCGAAACACACGATAGTTGGTGAAGCAGATGACGGCATCGTTGCAGTCGAGAGATTCGATGAGTGGAATCCTGAAGTGGTCCTGATGGATGTTGTGATGCCACACATGGATGGAATCACGGCAACAAGACATATCACGAGGGCACACCCTGAGGTAAAGGTGATCATGTGTACATCGATCGGTGAGGAGAAAAAAGTAAAAGCTGCGATCGAGGCAGGGGCGGTTGGGTATGTCACAAAACCTTTCCATGGGCCAAATGTCTTAAAAGAAGTCGATAGCGTACTATAA
- a CDS encoding chemotaxis protein CheD: protein MSGIIKVGIADLKIAKGGSTLITIGLGSCVGICIYDPVAKIGGLAHIMLPDSNSSERGKQKLLMYADTAIPVLVERMLEAGASRERLVTKIAGGATMFSSFGKKESINIGEQNVAAVKKALHALNLKITSEDTGKNFSRTVEFYIETGTVLVRTGHGEMRL, encoded by the coding sequence ATGAGTGGGATCATAAAAGTAGGTATAGCTGATTTGAAGATTGCAAAAGGCGGTAGCACCCTTATCACTATAGGACTCGGTTCATGTGTTGGTATATGTATTTATGATCCTGTTGCAAAGATAGGCGGCCTCGCTCATATAATGCTTCCTGACAGCAATAGCTCAGAGAGAGGTAAACAGAAACTATTGATGTATGCAGATACCGCGATCCCGGTGCTTGTAGAGAGAATGCTTGAAGCAGGAGCATCCAGGGAACGGCTTGTAACAAAGATTGCAGGCGGTGCAACGATGTTTTCGAGCTTTGGAAAGAAAGAATCGATTAATATAGGCGAGCAGAATGTCGCGGCTGTAAAGAAAGCTCTCCACGCTCTGAACCTTAAGATCACATCAGAGGATACAGGAAAGAATTTTAGCAGGACGGTTGAGTTCTATATTGAGACTGGAACAGTTCTTGTTAGGACCGGACACGGTGAGATGAGGTTGTGA
- a CDS encoding Pas/Pac sensor-containing methyl-accepting chemotaxis sensory transducer: MSAKKKSSTTKADTGASVKEPSKIEELESLIERLEKENAEMKLAAKDAKEKVEYLDNMPTLMAASEVDGTIKFANRAPLEGFGFTLDDVVGRNFLDMEWWTYSHDAVAKMKDALSKAARGESSVFEIDIKLGEEFIPIKYTCDPLRDENGEIYGILHTGTSVVEVKKAEYDAQVKVEYLNNIPAPVMVIDRDFNIQFINRAGANAVGETPESAIGKKCYELFDTPHCQTEECRASLAMRNDGVFTGETVAHGAGNIPIQYTDAPMKDAEGKIVGALEYITDITVIKEQQDYLQRNTERFAEAVRQVAEGDLTVRLEKERDDDLGRMIDDFNTLVNAVAGAIASADDVAKQVADMAQTLSASSQEMSASMDQISSGTQNVTEGSQKLVELAQKAAGNVSEISELIDSTNKRIKDSTQKGKEAVEKSEEVQENAEEAMSGLESIQREIAKTSNSIKDMNQSIKKVGELGKVITEVANETNMLALNAAIEAARAGEAGRGFAVVADAVKNLADQVKNAARESISAVDEINEVGTSTLEISSKADTAAKEGGEVLEVALKSVENVVSSIGEINAIIEEIAERATRIDASMKEIFTMIEVVAAVSEESASASEESSASVEEQTAAIEELAASTQTLAGLADDLLRELGHFKLN; encoded by the coding sequence TTGTCAGCAAAGAAGAAGAGTTCTACTACGAAAGCAGATACTGGTGCATCTGTAAAAGAGCCGTCAAAGATAGAAGAACTCGAATCGCTGATTGAAAGACTTGAAAAAGAGAATGCAGAGATGAAATTGGCGGCAAAAGACGCAAAGGAGAAGGTTGAGTATCTTGACAACATGCCAACATTGATGGCAGCGAGTGAGGTTGATGGTACAATAAAGTTTGCAAACCGTGCACCGCTTGAAGGCTTTGGTTTCACACTCGATGACGTCGTTGGAAGGAATTTTCTCGATATGGAATGGTGGACATATTCTCATGATGCAGTGGCTAAGATGAAGGATGCGCTATCAAAAGCTGCCAGGGGCGAGAGTTCGGTCTTTGAGATTGATATCAAGCTTGGTGAAGAGTTTATACCGATCAAATACACCTGTGATCCTCTGAGAGACGAGAATGGTGAGATATACGGGATACTGCACACAGGGACTTCGGTTGTTGAGGTTAAGAAGGCTGAGTATGATGCACAGGTGAAGGTTGAGTATCTCAACAACATTCCAGCTCCTGTGATGGTCATTGATAGGGACTTCAACATTCAGTTCATAAACAGGGCTGGTGCAAATGCTGTCGGAGAGACACCAGAATCTGCAATCGGGAAGAAATGCTATGAACTATTTGACACACCACACTGCCAGACAGAGGAGTGTCGAGCATCCCTGGCGATGCGAAATGATGGCGTTTTCACAGGTGAGACGGTTGCACATGGAGCAGGTAATATCCCGATACAGTACACAGATGCGCCGATGAAGGATGCAGAAGGCAAGATCGTGGGTGCGCTTGAATATATAACAGATATCACAGTGATCAAAGAGCAACAGGACTACCTCCAGCGAAATACAGAGCGTTTTGCTGAGGCGGTGAGGCAGGTTGCAGAAGGAGATCTCACGGTCAGGCTTGAGAAAGAGCGGGATGATGATCTTGGCAGGATGATTGATGATTTCAACACTCTTGTTAATGCGGTTGCGGGGGCGATTGCATCTGCAGATGACGTCGCAAAACAGGTTGCAGATATGGCTCAAACACTTTCTGCTTCATCACAGGAGATGTCAGCATCGATGGATCAGATCTCATCTGGAACGCAGAATGTAACAGAAGGATCACAGAAGCTCGTAGAACTTGCGCAGAAGGCCGCAGGAAATGTCAGTGAAATTTCAGAGCTAATAGATTCCACAAATAAACGCATAAAGGACTCCACCCAGAAAGGAAAAGAAGCGGTCGAGAAGTCAGAAGAGGTTCAAGAGAATGCAGAGGAAGCTATGTCTGGGCTTGAGTCGATACAGCGTGAGATTGCAAAGACCTCTAACTCGATCAAGGATATGAACCAGTCGATCAAGAAGGTTGGAGAGCTTGGTAAAGTGATAACCGAGGTTGCAAACGAGACGAACATGCTCGCATTGAACGCTGCGATCGAAGCGGCCCGTGCAGGCGAGGCTGGAAGGGGATTTGCGGTTGTTGCAGATGCCGTCAAGAACCTCGCAGATCAGGTCAAGAATGCAGCCCGTGAATCAATCAGTGCAGTTGATGAGATCAACGAGGTTGGTACGAGCACACTTGAGATCTCTTCCAAAGCAGACACCGCTGCAAAAGAAGGAGGAGAGGTTCTTGAGGTAGCCCTGAAGAGCGTTGAGAATGTGGTCTCATCGATTGGTGAGATAAATGCAATAATAGAAGAGATTGCAGAAAGAGCAACCAGGATTGATGCTTCGATGAAGGAGATATTTACGATGATCGAAGTGGTTGCAGCAGTCTCAGAGGAGAGTGCATCGGCCTCAGAAGAGAGTTCTGCATCGGTTGAAGAGCAGACAGCAGCTATTGAGGAGCTTGCCGCATCAACACAGACACTTGCAGGTCTTGCGGATGATCTTCTCAGAGAGCTTGGCCACTTCAAACTGAACTAA
- a CDS encoding chemotaxis protein CheW, producing MDECVTEDIQLVVFSLNNTLYGVDVKQVREITPMGHVTPVPGAPFFVDGVTNRRGQVTTVVDLKKRFGILEEKIEDRDGQVIIVEINSTPIGMIVDTVIEVLQLESDAVESTPDVLESSIDIKYIKGIGKLDDGRLLIIVDLEEVLTGGMT from the coding sequence ATGGATGAATGTGTGACAGAGGATATCCAGCTTGTTGTATTCTCGCTGAATAACACTCTATACGGCGTGGACGTCAAGCAGGTGCGGGAAATTACGCCGATGGGACATGTCACACCTGTACCAGGCGCTCCTTTCTTTGTTGACGGTGTTACAAATCGGAGAGGGCAGGTTACAACAGTGGTCGATCTCAAGAAACGATTCGGGATATTAGAAGAAAAGATAGAAGATCGAGATGGGCAGGTGATAATTGTTGAGATAAATAGTACGCCGATTGGAATGATCGTTGATACGGTTATAGAGGTTTTGCAGCTTGAGTCGGACGCGGTTGAGTCAACCCCTGACGTCCTCGAGTCCTCGATTGATATTAAGTACATCAAGGGCATCGGAAAGCTTGATGATGGGAGACTTCTCATCATAGTGGATCTGGAAGAGGTACTTACAGGTGGCATGACGTGA